In Methanothermobacter sp. K4, one genomic interval encodes:
- a CDS encoding M28 family peptidase: MKREIVSLLVLLLVLYQLNAVEAVNLTGQVRYLSKDIGPRPAGSPAEAEAAGYLAAQFRKYGLKTEVQEFKYYSLRSGDVKTSRNVIGTVEGLSEREVVICADLDTPRDTLTSTFVEGANDDATGLAVLIGLAERYSKRKPLYTVRLIAFGAGEDPFTFPLFTPERTSLEPDSYHQIVYIPYLVGSRYHVLSHQDTLNSTAAVISVEATRSGASDTGTGLF, translated from the coding sequence ATGAAAAGGGAAATAGTCTCACTTCTTGTACTCCTACTTGTCCTTTACCAGCTTAATGCTGTAGAAGCAGTTAATCTCACAGGCCAGGTGAGGTACCTGAGCAAGGATATAGGGCCGCGGCCAGCAGGTTCCCCTGCAGAGGCAGAGGCTGCAGGTTACCTGGCAGCGCAGTTCAGGAAATACGGACTTAAAACAGAGGTCCAGGAATTCAAATATTACTCACTGAGGTCAGGTGATGTTAAAACATCCAGGAACGTGATTGGAACCGTTGAGGGCCTCTCAGAGAGGGAGGTGGTGATATGCGCCGACCTTGATACTCCACGTGATACATTAACATCGACCTTTGTTGAGGGTGCCAACGACGATGCGACAGGTCTTGCAGTACTCATAGGCCTTGCAGAGAGGTACAGTAAAAGGAAACCACTCTACACGGTTAGACTGATAGCCTTCGGGGCCGGTGAGGACCCATTCACATTCCCCCTTTTCACACCAGAGAGAACATCACTTGAACCCGACAGCTACCACCAGATAGTATACATCCCGTACCTTGTGGGTAGCCGCTACCATGTCCTCTCCCACCAGGATACCCTTAACAGTACCGCCGCAGTTATCAGTGTGGAGGCTACAAGATCAGGGGCCTCTGATACAGGTACCGGTCTCTTCTGA
- a CDS encoding DUF1802 family protein, producing the protein MEMTKCLNEWNPVVEALGEGIQTLLIRKYRTSAERFLLYPTRSYAMNDDFLGAFKAEYHDFVSERKLPEMRDDVAEVRYLAEVVDVMERPSNRLGRFSDYHIWSPEHVRSYLGSRGYVWILRVFRLREPVFTARTRGMVYANTLKPVDISLAEPVIGDDEFSSILEELRG; encoded by the coding sequence ATGGAGATGACAAAGTGTCTCAATGAGTGGAATCCTGTGGTGGAGGCCCTTGGTGAGGGTATTCAGACCCTCCTTATCAGGAAGTACAGAACATCAGCTGAGAGATTCCTCCTCTACCCCACAAGAAGTTATGCCATGAACGATGACTTTCTGGGGGCCTTCAAGGCTGAGTACCATGATTTTGTAAGTGAAAGGAAGCTCCCTGAGATGAGGGACGATGTGGCGGAGGTCAGGTACCTTGCAGAGGTTGTTGATGTTATGGAAAGGCCCTCAAATCGTCTTGGAAGGTTCAGTGATTATCATATATGGAGCCCGGAGCACGTCAGATCCTACCTCGGCTCAAGGGGGTATGTGTGGATTCTCAGGGTCTTCAGGCTGAGGGAGCCTGTCTTCACAGCGAGGACGAGGGGCATGGTCTATGCCAATACCCTGAAACCCGTTGATATATCCCTGGCTGAACCTGTTATAGGCGATGATGAGTTCAGTTCAATCCTTGAGGAACTCAGGGGTTGA
- a CDS encoding cobaltochelatase subunit CobN — protein sequence MKNPENLTDSEGRFTFTGVNDNSQVVWVDPLTLPDRYRINETLRLTLHPSSNASVRAGDVVLEASFISSTITGRLYADLNRNSVFDDRDEALAGVRVVDPPEIRFLIISWPTEAGQLLQPVKNIMQKHPEITVKVRNTDQAKLNLTETAQLIEWADLIYISNVQTVNGPNGPVPDLLMSMKSQGKLNGKIIAAYPNPYYCFPVARLTNISNTRFVDANGTELTDSQLQAIFESVSRAVPPKTPLMVLRELPAAYPAMASYLKFQEYKTSDTASPENREEGLMYLIALAFPGRGYTFREPVIVPKYALYRNGRLYYNFTDYEQFLIPGRPTVGITSWMALTWERGDLLMLDRLIGEMESRSINVIATIAQGNPVDGTPVINAMRSYFFDSQNRTRIQGLITLQSFKLGGATAAIAEKMVLDNNILVFRPLNVADNEDAWYISDAGMDFTSITSQIVLPEFQGQILTMVTSSTRKSLDPLTGLEVEFYQPIDERVETFADRIAAWIKLRYTQNADKRVALIYYNYPPGKQNLAGASYLDGPSSILEILGLLRENGYTVRGVPGGVDELITEMMNRGLNIANWAPGELERLANATVLWDVEKYMEWYGRLPEIARKEIEEGPFGYIEALFRYSVNNPRLPDTLERWQKSLITTIDDMQISKASEARGHVLRAYSALKDILNGLNRWNEFYSAKSAFLALRVPGLCGWGAPPGNIMTVEKNGRKYMVIPGMFYGNVFMAPQPQRGWEGDADKLYHSQIVPPHHQYLAFYAYLQTEFCADSMIHLGRHGTYEWLPRKESALSGADYPDICLGRVPCIYIYIMDGVGEVIHAKRRGLAVSISHLTPPMEATGVYGDIAALKTLIDQYHAAPGNRSEEIKLIRERAARLHLETVIDLNVDPDELVDRIDDYIRELEGTMMPLGLYVFGRDWNESQVTTMVRSMATVPRITVSNTTFISVIQALSGVNRTVDMIIKDFYGGRSLQTVISELQLSLGRNLTATEITALNLTLNDVLNIKGSGARERQMLLRALGGGYIPPTAGGDPIRNPSAVPTGGNLYGEDPSLLPTQAAWIRGSKLADEALRSYNATPEQLGVVIWATETQNDKGATVAFILRLMGLEPIYGYGGSVMGVRATPLAQLNRSRVDVLMTTSGIFRETFPLLGVLLDRASRVALAASFNTLMAAINQETTDNRTKLLAALNASVSSIQKAGLFIPGSDPLDKNPIARHWLSDVKALIKLGMKPEDAGIAAISRLFGPSLGNYGTRLPEAVQQDWTWDERLDLGKLYIDSMKYALSEDGWGVDLEEVLTMRLRDVEGVYHSRSTNLYGVLDVDHNFEFLGGFRLAVEAAGGRIPGMYIINQVNPSASRIETLGQFLYREMQSRYYNPRWIQGMMQSGYAGAREISNNFVANLWGWNVMSPETVSEWMWKETVDVYLKDRYGIGVREWLSRGKNSYALISMTGTMLTAIHRGYWNADDATRRLIATTWAEAIAENGVACCDCSCGNIAMMEWAMQYLNPDLLARVKEKLYAATKSSAFAPSGGSNPDVPSTPNPGEPGTGSTSAGRTPSSDRATGRPSDAGTSGSEVTSASQESPGTDAGKAYEVSRATAAQGSSTGMPVYAIIGVIALVALVGVGYFLGTGRN from the coding sequence TGCAGAAGCACCCTGAGATCACAGTGAAGGTAAGAAATACTGACCAGGCAAAGCTTAACCTGACAGAGACTGCTCAGCTAATTGAATGGGCTGACCTCATATACATCAGCAACGTCCAGACTGTTAACGGCCCAAACGGGCCTGTACCCGACCTCCTCATGTCAATGAAGAGCCAGGGAAAACTCAACGGCAAGATAATAGCAGCCTACCCCAACCCATACTACTGCTTCCCGGTTGCAAGGCTTACAAACATAAGCAACACACGCTTCGTTGATGCAAATGGTACTGAACTGACCGACAGTCAGCTGCAGGCCATATTCGAATCGGTATCAAGGGCTGTACCACCAAAGACACCCCTCATGGTTTTAAGGGAACTCCCGGCAGCATACCCTGCAATGGCATCCTATCTGAAGTTCCAGGAATACAAGACATCAGACACAGCATCCCCCGAGAACAGGGAGGAGGGCCTCATGTACCTCATAGCCCTGGCATTCCCTGGGAGGGGATACACATTCCGTGAACCAGTCATAGTGCCAAAGTACGCCCTCTACCGCAACGGAAGGCTCTACTACAACTTCACAGACTACGAGCAGTTCCTGATTCCAGGAAGACCAACGGTGGGTATAACATCATGGATGGCCCTCACATGGGAACGCGGGGACCTCCTCATGCTCGACAGACTCATAGGTGAAATGGAATCAAGGAGCATAAACGTTATAGCCACAATAGCCCAGGGGAACCCCGTTGACGGAACACCGGTCATAAATGCCATGAGGAGCTACTTCTTCGACTCACAGAACAGGACAAGAATTCAGGGCCTCATAACACTCCAGTCATTCAAACTGGGTGGTGCAACTGCAGCGATTGCCGAGAAAATGGTCCTTGATAACAATATCCTTGTCTTCAGACCACTCAACGTGGCCGACAACGAGGATGCATGGTACATTTCTGACGCTGGAATGGACTTCACCAGCATAACAAGCCAGATAGTCCTGCCTGAATTCCAGGGCCAGATACTCACAATGGTAACAAGCTCAACAAGAAAATCACTGGACCCATTAACAGGACTTGAGGTTGAATTCTACCAGCCCATAGATGAGAGGGTTGAAACCTTTGCAGACAGGATTGCAGCCTGGATTAAACTCAGGTACACACAGAACGCGGATAAAAGGGTTGCACTCATCTACTACAACTACCCACCAGGGAAGCAGAACCTTGCAGGTGCAAGTTACCTCGACGGACCATCCTCCATACTTGAGATACTCGGGCTGCTCAGAGAGAACGGTTACACTGTTAGGGGCGTGCCTGGCGGAGTGGATGAACTCATAACAGAGATGATGAACCGTGGCCTTAACATTGCAAACTGGGCTCCAGGGGAACTCGAGAGACTTGCCAATGCAACCGTACTCTGGGACGTGGAGAAGTACATGGAATGGTACGGCAGGCTCCCGGAAATTGCAAGAAAGGAGATAGAGGAGGGACCATTCGGTTACATTGAAGCACTCTTCAGATACAGCGTTAACAACCCCAGACTACCGGACACACTGGAAAGGTGGCAGAAGTCACTGATCACGACAATAGATGACATGCAGATCAGCAAAGCCTCAGAGGCCAGGGGTCATGTTTTAAGGGCCTACAGTGCCCTTAAGGACATCCTAAACGGCCTTAACAGGTGGAACGAATTCTACAGTGCAAAGTCAGCGTTCCTGGCACTCAGGGTTCCTGGACTATGTGGCTGGGGTGCTCCTCCCGGCAACATCATGACCGTTGAGAAAAACGGCAGGAAATACATGGTGATACCAGGGATGTTCTATGGAAACGTCTTTATGGCTCCACAGCCACAGCGCGGCTGGGAGGGTGACGCTGATAAACTCTACCACAGCCAGATAGTCCCCCCACACCACCAGTACCTGGCATTCTATGCATACCTTCAGACAGAATTCTGTGCCGATTCAATGATACATCTCGGACGCCACGGAACCTATGAGTGGCTCCCCAGAAAGGAATCAGCGCTCTCAGGGGCAGACTACCCGGACATATGTCTTGGAAGGGTGCCATGCATATACATCTACATCATGGACGGTGTCGGTGAAGTCATACATGCCAAGAGAAGGGGTCTGGCTGTGAGCATAAGCCACCTTACCCCACCAATGGAGGCAACCGGAGTTTACGGTGACATCGCGGCACTCAAAACCCTGATAGACCAGTACCATGCAGCACCAGGCAACAGGTCAGAGGAGATAAAACTGATAAGGGAGAGGGCAGCCAGACTCCACCTTGAGACAGTAATTGACCTCAACGTGGACCCCGATGAACTGGTTGACAGGATAGACGACTACATAAGGGAACTTGAGGGTACAATGATGCCGCTGGGTCTCTACGTCTTTGGCAGGGACTGGAATGAGAGCCAGGTTACCACAATGGTCAGATCCATGGCAACAGTACCCAGGATAACCGTGAGTAACACCACCTTCATATCAGTGATACAGGCACTCTCGGGGGTAAACAGGACAGTGGATATGATCATAAAGGATTTCTACGGTGGAAGATCACTTCAGACGGTCATATCGGAACTCCAGCTGTCACTTGGAAGAAATCTAACAGCCACAGAGATAACGGCCCTCAACCTGACACTCAATGATGTTCTGAACATCAAGGGTTCAGGTGCAAGGGAGAGGCAGATGCTCCTAAGGGCCCTTGGCGGAGGATACATACCCCCCACCGCAGGGGGAGACCCGATCAGAAACCCATCGGCAGTCCCAACAGGGGGAAATCTGTATGGTGAGGACCCATCACTCCTTCCAACACAGGCTGCATGGATCAGGGGGTCAAAACTTGCAGATGAGGCCCTGCGATCATACAATGCAACCCCTGAACAGCTGGGTGTTGTCATATGGGCCACAGAAACCCAGAACGACAAGGGAGCAACAGTTGCATTCATCCTGAGGCTCATGGGACTCGAACCCATCTATGGATATGGGGGTTCCGTCATGGGTGTGAGGGCAACACCACTGGCACAGCTCAACAGGTCAAGGGTGGATGTCCTGATGACCACCTCAGGGATATTCAGGGAGACCTTCCCGCTCCTGGGGGTTCTCCTGGACCGTGCATCAAGGGTGGCACTTGCGGCATCCTTCAATACACTGATGGCAGCTATAAATCAGGAAACAACAGATAACAGGACAAAACTCCTCGCGGCACTCAACGCCTCGGTTTCAAGCATCCAGAAAGCAGGGTTATTCATCCCTGGTAGCGACCCACTCGATAAGAACCCCATTGCAAGGCACTGGCTCTCAGACGTCAAGGCGCTCATTAAACTTGGAATGAAACCTGAGGATGCTGGAATCGCCGCAATATCCCGGCTATTTGGACCATCCCTCGGTAACTATGGCACCAGACTCCCTGAGGCTGTTCAGCAGGACTGGACATGGGATGAAAGACTGGACCTTGGAAAACTCTACATCGACAGCATGAAGTATGCACTGAGCGAGGATGGCTGGGGAGTGGACCTTGAAGAGGTCCTGACAATGAGGTTACGGGACGTTGAGGGCGTCTACCACTCAAGGTCAACAAATCTCTATGGAGTTCTGGACGTGGACCATAACTTCGAATTCCTAGGTGGTTTCAGGCTTGCAGTGGAGGCTGCAGGTGGCAGGATACCCGGGATGTACATAATAAACCAGGTGAACCCATCGGCTTCCAGAATAGAGACCCTTGGCCAGTTCCTCTACAGGGAGATGCAGTCCCGCTACTACAATCCCAGGTGGATACAGGGGATGATGCAGAGCGGATATGCAGGTGCAAGGGAGATCTCAAACAACTTCGTGGCCAACCTCTGGGGATGGAATGTTATGAGTCCCGAGACTGTTTCCGAGTGGATGTGGAAGGAGACGGTGGATGTCTACCTCAAGGACAGATATGGCATTGGTGTCAGGGAATGGCTTTCAAGGGGTAAGAATAGCTATGCACTCATAAGCATGACAGGTACCATGCTCACAGCAATACACCGCGGGTACTGGAATGCTGATGATGCCACAAGGCGCCTGATAGCCACCACATGGGCAGAGGCTATAGCAGAGAATGGTGTTGCCTGCTGTGACTGCAGCTGCGGCAACATTGCCATGATGGAGTGGGCCATGCAGTACCTCAACCCGGACCTCCTTGCAAGGGTTAAGGAGAAACTGTATGCTGCCACAAAGAGCTCAGCATTCGCCCCATCAGGAGGATCCAACCCTGATGTCCCCTCAACCCCGAACCCAGGAGAGCCAGGTACAGGGTCAACCTCAGCCGGGCGAACCCCATCATCAGATAGGGCCACTGGAAGGCCCAGTGATGCTGGGACTTCAGGTTCTGAGGTTACCAGTGCCTCCCAGGAGTCACCTGGTACTGACGCCGGGAAGGCCTATGAGGTGAGCAGGGCAACTGCTGCTCAGGGTTCCAGTACCGGAATGCCAGTATACGCTATAATCGGTGTTATAGCACTGGTCGCCCTTGTTGGTGTCGGATACTTCCTTGGGACTGGGAGAAACTAA